TTTATGCTCCTCAGTTTTCTGGAGATTCTGAAGTGAATTCTGCCTGTGTTGATGCTCTCCTTTGGGCCTGTCGACTTCTGCCTTTCTCACGCTTCCTTAGTGCTGATGAAATTCTTCAAGACATACTGCTCAGCCTCATGTCTGAACTACCTCCTGTGTCTCTGGTGACAATCCCTTGTCTAATTATACATGGTATCTTATGATGAAAGACACTCTAGTGACTACATTTTTCATTCTTtggtttgtcttcttttttcttaGGTTGCAGACACACTTGTAAAAGCCTTCCCAGAGGAGAAAGAGTCTGTCAGAGTCCCTTTGAGAGAAAAGTATAACTCGCTGTTGGAGAGGCTGAGGCAGTGCAATGTGCTTGGTACAGACCCCACTTTTTGTTTGCAAGTTGCTTTGAAGTGCTGTGCAACACTTAAAGAAATTAATAGCTTTTGGCTTTAATCCTTCTTTTAGCATTTTAAATGCATAGAAGGCAGTGAAAGCCTTCATCTTATATTTTAAAAGGCCAGATGTGATGCCTATATAGTAATTTATTATGGTCTTTAAAACAAGTCATAATAGTAGTGTTTGAGCTTTGATTTCTGTTGAAAACACGTGATAACTGGATGCTGATTCTCTGTGTAATATCTGATTCCTAGatgggaaaaaagaagaaggcaaCGAGCTCATGGTGATTCTCATTCAAGACAAACACAGGCAAAGGAGGAAACATCTGGCACGACTAGAAAGGCACTTGGCTCCCCCTGTGCTCAATCTGTGGGAGaaagaggatgaagaggaggatgatcAGGAACATGGGATGGCCATGTTAGGGCAGCTGTCATTGGGTACAAGTCTGAGTACCAGCACCATAACTGACTGTGGTTTCCCATCAATGCGAATTGATGGAGACACAACAGATGATACATCTGGGGCAGTCTCTCCTGAACAGTATTCTAGAGCTATGACCGGGTAGGCAGTGTGAAATACTACCACTGCCATTATTCTGTGgtgttgtgtgtcttatttgtaTCTTATTTTGCGTTATGTGATTGTTTCAGAGTcaaaagaaaggagaaagaaagagaaaatgaaaagaagactgCTGTTAAGATTGAAAGCGTAATTCAAGAGGAGAGTAACCAAGGCAGTGCCAAGAAAATAAGGGAGCCCTCCCCACCAGTGGTTGGGACCTGGGAGTTTGAGCTGGAGGATGAGGAGTACTTGAGTTTCCTGGAGCTCTTCCTCAGCTACGTGCTAGAGAAGGATAGTACCGATGGTGGGGACTCGAGCAGTGAACTACCTTTGTTTAAGGGCTACTGCTCTGAGCTGAGGAAGAAGGAGTTGCATTCTCTCACCTTTGACGTGCTCACCACCATACATCGTCGTCAAAGAGATGGGCTCAATCCAGCAAGAAAACACCCAGGCCATGATCCACCTGTATTCAGAGCTGGTTATTGCTACAGACCTGTAAAACATGGCACAACACCTGAACTGCAAACTTCCTCTGTCTGGAATGAAACCCCCATAACCAGGTCTAACCCTTCTGCCAGTTCTCATCCTGGACTGAGAATAGGGCGGCAAAAAGGTTTGTTTGGCCTCCGACAGCAAAGCAGTGTGCCTTTAGACCAAAGAGTGATGGGAGGGCTGTCTGGTAGTGAAAGTAGGCCTATTCAAAATGCTTCAACCACTGCACAGCCATCAGATAACATATTTAGTCCTTCAGTGTCTGTGGAAGCTGTAACTGAATTGCAGCAGGGCTTGGATACTCAATTGGAATCTAAGTTTCCAGAACTGGGCAGGCTGCTGGAGTGGATGGTTCGCTGGGCTGACAAAAGGGCGCTAATGGGGCATCATGGTAGAGTAAAGAAAGATAAAGCAGGAAAAGTTGGACGAACAGCAGATGAAGGTGTAGTGATTCGTGTCAAAGCCTCAGCACCTGCCATCCTTACTTCCCTCAGTTTGCTGGAGCGCAGGTACACCGCTCAACTTGGGATGGACTGCTTTAGCGCCCACTTCCGAGTCCCAGAAATGGAATGGACAGTAGCCCCTGTGCTGCAGTCTGAGGTGGAAAGTAagctagaaagagagagcagtgtTGACACAGGCTACCCCGGATCAGCTAACACTCCTGTCACTGGTCTAGATCACAATCTACAGCAAGGAGAACTATCCATGTGAGTGCccaatattttatttacagtcatAAATTTCTATATTAAACAAACTGGACTGACACACATTCAGAGGATGTCTTTATCGAGCCAGTCTGTACTTGCCAGTCAGTTTATTTTGGATTATAGGTGGCCAAATGAAATCTACTCTTTTATAGATAAGTCTTGATCAGTTTATAAAACTGGGTTGTGTTTAGTTAGTGCCTCCTGTCCTACTTTTTCCTACATGTTGCTGTTCTGTTGGTCCTCTGTGCCATTTAGCTGCCTCTCCAATGAGTcgttcttattttcttccttGCAGTGGTTCTCATATAGATGAACCAGAAGAGCTGAAGAGTCACCAGAGTCCTCTCCCTGCTGTCCAGAATCAGCTGACTTTTGATGCGCCACACAGACCGTCAAGTCCAATACAGCCATCTCTCGATGACTTAGATGTTACACCTGAAAAAGACTGTATGACGCTATGTTATACTGCAACATGAAGGCTGCCATAACACAgttttttgttagtttgttttttaaagagaaaatacTAATggatttatattatatttctaggcaaacacagtgacagtgaggGCTTGGATGTGTTGTCTTCTGGttccagtggaaaaagctgcacACCCAACATGGTTAGTATCCTCTGTTAACATTCCCAGTATTCATCTCTATCATCGTGACTGTCAAAGACAAtatgattgttgtttttttcgttTTCAGAGTTTAAAGCTTGCAGACCTAGACTGCTCAGAAAAAACTGACAATATATCCAGTTCCACCTCTGTGTAAGTTATTATACCTATATATAATGGTGACACTGTTTTCTCAGAGGAGAACATTTAATTTGTTCAGTAATGCATGTTTCTCAGACATttctaaaatttaaaaaaaatctctgcaaaTCTAAGCATGCAAAATTATTGGTGAAATTTCCTGTACAGTCATGCTGGAAGCGTACAAGAACCTCCACACCCAGAGCCTCTTGCACCTTCCATTATACAGTCTGAGGCTACAGTCCAGGCAGAAACTTCTGATTCAGCTGGCATGCCACCCCCCAAACCATCTGTAGCTCCTTCAAACTTTCATCCACAAAGCTCCACAGCTAGTGGAGCCACTGCATATTCTCCAAACTCCAATCAGCCATCAACCACCCACATTCCACCAATGAGAGAACGTCTGGGTGAAGACTTATTCAGGCTGGTTCAGGTAAAAATGGGACCAACCAAAAGGGAAGGATTGGATTCAAAAGATTAACGCTGAACTGAGCGTATTTGTCCTTTCATTGCAGCATATCAACTACATGAGTCTGAGAGAGGTTTTGGGAGTTACATTTGCCAACCTACAACTTGCCCAGCAGAGTGCTTCTTTGACCCACCCAGACATGAACTCCTCAGACCCTAATGTGCCATCATCTTCCACTACCAGGTTCGTTCCTGAGCCAAGCACCTTACCCAATCAAGCTACCGTCTCTGTGCCACATCCAGTACAGACATATTCAGGATCCAAGAATACCCAGTTCATTCACACCCATACATGCCGACCTCCAGACCAGCCTGCCAATCAACAGACACAGATAAAAGCTCTGCTGTCTAGTACAACCAGTGTAAATTTTcaggtaagataagataagataaaccaatatatttatttatcctaAAAACAGAGAAATTCCTTAATTTTAGAAAAATGTTAACAGATTGCTTTTCTGTGTGAATAATGCTTGCAACACAGTGAAACCAAGTTTGAAATAAGTCCTTGTTTCTTCAGGAAATGCAGCCACTGTCCGTCCAGGCGAACTCGGCAGACGTTCAGCTGTTTGAGAGCAGGAAGTTAATCCCCTCCTCCGAGGGCCTTCTCACCACTACAGacactgttcacagcactcCTGTGTTGCAGCCTTGTAATGGTAGCAGCCAAAATGACTCTGTTCCACAGGTTTTGGGCCTGAAGTTACCCCAGCAGAATGCCCCGCAGTGTTATCCGGCCCAAAACCCCCAAGCATTGCACACTTTAAATCCTGCAACCTCAAAATTTGATCAGAAAAAGTTTAAGCACAGTGACCAAACCACCTTAAAGAAAGCAGACAGGTCTTCAGTTCCAAAAAGACAGCTGAATTTTAATCCTCCACACAATCCTACTCCCAGAAACTCTCAAAATCAGATTTGGCCATCGGAGCAGTCCAGAGGTCAAGAGTTCTCCCTACTCCTTCCCGCTTTTCCAGCTCACACACCTGCAGCACTGCAGGGCCTTCGCCTTCTGCACGTACAGTCTGTTTCTCAAAGCAACATCACCTTCCCCAGATTGCCTTCTTCTCCCAGACATCCTCCTTTGATTGCAGCTCCAATTAGAGAAGCACCTGCGATCAAGCTTCTGCATATTAAATCTGAACCAAAAATGGTAAGCAGTGCTTCCCAAACGTCCTGATTTTCACATTTGGTACCGCTGTATCTTGTGTTATAGCTTATTGATGGATGCCTGTCCCACAGGAGTTACCCTTGGCCACTGCTTCAACCCATGTAACTCGTCTCTTTTCCATGGAGGATTTGACTAACTTAGTGAAGAGAAACCCGAATGCTGAAGAGGCTCGGCTGCAGTTACTTAGAGTAGACCCATCTGCTGAAACAACTAGAAGAGACCCCACTTCTTCCACCTCTATCTCCAACAACAGGCAAACACATAATAGTTCTATATTAAGTGGTTTCCCCCCTTTTTGGTCACTATTTTACTTATATAtcattttgtgtcatttctAGGCTGAAGAGGAGAGAGGGGAAGGCGAGAAAAACTGAGGTCACATTCAGACCAAATGACTCCATCATTCCTACACATGAGGTAGAATGATATTAATTCCAAAAAGTTTTTTGTGCTTAATAGATATTAAGTTACAACACACTCATCATATGTTTGCTtcattattatgtttttacGTATGTTTATATATTTAGCCAGCTGAACTTCCTGTGAGTGAAGAGCCTGCAGCTGCCAAAGAGATTATCCCCGAACAGGATATTCCCATTCTTCCTGGTTGGTCTTAAATGCACAACACTTGATATTTACAGCGACATTGCATGCTTACTGTATGTTAGTAGGTTTTGGCACTGTTGAGTTTCCAGTTTCAGAGTATTAAAGCACCACTGTAGATGCCAGGAGCCACAAAATGTATGCTTTCTTTTTGAAATCGCGGAGAAGTAATACTGTTTTAAAAATCTCTTCTGAACTAGCAATAATTATTCAGACTCTTTAAAACTTTCCTCAGAAATAAGAACAAGGAGATAAGGACATTCTTGATGAGACAATATCATATATTATGTCCCATTTGCAGTTCTATTGATCTGCTTCTTGTTAACTCCTAGAATCTTTTGACTCTTCACTGACTGGTCAGAGATTATTGGACAGAGTTATGTCCACTTCAGCTGAGCTCCATGCCTTTGCTTCCGCATGTAAACGGCCCCCAGAGTGCCATGATGCTTCCACCAACACAGATCCAGGTGAGTTAAAGTTAAAGTGTTGATGCAATGGTTTTACATGGTTGTAAAGTTACTACACAGCTTACATTTATTTGTAGTTGAATGAAATTTCTTTAACAGCCtgactgtttttattcataagaAATAATTAGCATAAACAGTTAAAGAAAAACTTGAATTATAGCTAAAAATCTTAGcatttattcttcttctttcaggttATACTCCCAAGCTTGTGGATAAAGCTGTATCTGTCCAGGCTGGCAGCCCTAAATGTAAGTCTCTTTGAATTTGCAGGGTCAGTGATAACAgtctgattatttatttattatatgatACAACTGAGAATATCTGTgggtgtgtatgtttgtgttctcCACCTAGCACAAAATTCTGGGGATTTCCGGGTGTGCAGTGAAGTCACTATTCAGAACACCAAGGAGCCAAGACaggaggaagagaaagttaTGGTAAGATCCTTGGAATACATGCTGGATTCACCAAATAAAGGAGCATTACAATTTTTAGCTACAGTAAATTGTGCTTTTGGATTGTACAGCTATATTTGAATACAACAGTATATTGTTTAACCTGCTGTTTTATGTCAAAATAGCTGCTGTGAAAAAAGGGTCTGTTATTACCTGGATGCACTGAATATATTTAGCATAGATGCTCTTTTAACGCCTGTAAATAAAAGTATGCAGGTCTTTTCATGCAGTAACTATAATGTATTAAGTTCATATGATTTATGCACACTTTTACCCCTTTTATTATATTTCATCAGGAGGTTGCTTAAAgtatcttttttgtttgtttgtttgttttttcaggatgTGGGCAGCCGCCAGTTCATAAGTGTCTTAGATATAGAGGAAAGGAGGCACCGTCAGGATCTTCCATTCATCCACCCTTCTTCACCTACATCTGCTCAGCTTCATGTTCTTGCAACCTCTGTTATCAGGGGTGATGATGTCGGTGCCGTTCCGCAACTGTCATTCACAATTCCAGAGAATCTCCTGAAACCCACGACTCAACCAGGTCTTTATAAGTTTTATAGAGTTCCGTCTACTGAAAATTGTTGTGCCGCTGTTAAAGCACACCACTGCTATTCTTCCAAATATCTTTGTATACTTTAGATATTCCCGAGGAGTCCCCTTCAGTCAGCCACATTGAACCCAGCAGGGTTTCCGAGAGAAACACTCCACTAAACAGTGAGACGGTTGATTTGTCTGACTCTGAGATCCTTCAGGCTATAAAGACCCAGAGCTCTGAACCACCCAGTGTCTCCTCTTCAACTCCTATAGTCAGGTTCTCCTCTTGCCTCTCAGAGCTGGATTCCAAGTTGGCTGCTCTACAGAACATTGCAGATCATTTGGAGAAGGACTTCTCAAACTCCGGGATGGTAGAAAATGTTTTGTACTTATACTACTTGTATTTTTAATGTCACCAAAGTTTACAAATTGAATTCTACAGCTGACATGCTTATGTTATAGGTAATTTCTTGGTTATTCTGTTGTGTCTTCATGTAGCTGGTTAACACTATTGAAAAGCTCAAGCCAGAGAAGGTCCCTTATGTGAGGACGACCACAGCAGTAAAGAAAACTGTCAGACTCAATGTCCCTAAGAAAGGTGCTTCCTAAAATGTATTCATCTGTAGTGAAATCATCTGCATTTTTAGTTCATCTCAAAAAATTtgttacagtatataatgaaagcgttatttttgtaatatatttcaaatataaGATATTACATTGTGCGTCACTGTTTTTGTTCAAATGCTGATATCAGTTATATATTGTCTAACAGCATGGGCACCTGATGTGGACATTTTACCTGAACTGAGTGAATCCCAAGAAGATGATGAAAATCAAGAAGAGGAGTTTGTGTTTGATTCCAGTCCTGAAAGAACAACTTCTTTTCATTATTCCACTTCTCCGCACTGTCACAGAGCTGGTCTGTCCCACCTAAACAGCCCACCAAGTAATCGcgcaattaatttaaaaaaacatcactAATGACAACAAATATATTTAACAGCAGGCTGATTTATAATAACACTTACTAGCTGTCACTCTTGTTGTTTGTTTCTATGTTTCTGTCTCACCAAAATGAGCTGAACTTGGGTAtaataatgtttatttttctctaATAGAGGACTACTGTACCATTTGACCTGATTGTGAATCTGTCTTTATAGATGGAGGACATACTGTACTAGCATACGTGGTTATTTAAGTCATAATTCTTGTATGTTTTATCTACAGGAATGGAAGCTCAGTTAAATGAAACATTCAGGATATCTCACGTGTAAGTTGAAGTTGGTATACTGATCTTATAACTTATCATTTCTGCTGTTGATTTGCTCGCCTTTTTTCCCATTTCtcttgaatattaaaatattctgcCCTCTACCTGTCAATGTCTAGATCAGCAGATGAGAATCTGGGTCAGACTGAGCTATCCGATACAGCAGAAATCTTAGACGAGTTGATAAGAGAAGGCTATTTATCTCAGACTGACTTGGATTTGTCCACCTCACAGACTCCACACCGTAGCAGGTATAGTGACTACTAAAAATGAGTGCTGCTCAAATGGTGACTTAAACAAGTGTGATTTTTCTCTGAGCTGTTAAATATGTCCCACAGCAGGCAGGACCAACTGCAGAGTAGCTCCATGTCGCAGAATCATgcagaggatgagagaagagagCTGAGGATGTGGATGAGAAGAAGACAGAGGGAAAGACTGGCTGCTTatcaaaaacacagagagaccctgagagagagggagcacaaaccttTCTCTTCTTCAGCAGCAGTGGTGAGATTCAGTCGCCTTTTCATTAGGGTTTCTATCACATGCTGTGTATTTGAAATATCCCATTCactttgttacttttttgttctcttcagTATTCAGCAACCAAAAATAGAACGACCAGTTCGAGaagcagagagaagaaagaaaagtatgtattttatttacttaatcGTTGTCTTAAAGAAATGCGTCTGCCTGTGCAAAACTATTTCTCTTGATTTATTAGGGCCCTGCTTCTTGAGCAGTACAACAAGAGGACCCATGaagctttttctttggtcagTGACTTTCTTGCCTCTCCTGCATCCACATTAAGCTCGTCAAGGCCTGAAGGACCTCAGGTGGCCTCCGCCACACACTCTTCCTTTGCTCCTCCCTCAGGCAGCACTCACAGGTATCGTCTGTGACAGTAATTCGACC
The Maylandia zebra isolate NMK-2024a linkage group LG7, Mzebra_GT3a, whole genome shotgun sequence DNA segment above includes these coding regions:
- the cplane1 gene encoding ciliogenesis and planar polarity effector 1 isoform X3; this translates as MELKLEVVLSSSIKRKKPWPRFCWLGQEKESVFLLDDKRISEINMVSGRTKKRTPKLHPLLNNVVTMASSQNGMWLCGLLVSGEVFLWNRDKDLLKTAAGVPEIVQIITSFQGNSSRLSLQVSCDGTRVLLVAITGQVFLWECIDVKDLTGLRDGPVKGHWALIKSLEDTILPSSQDKEASQHTIFVKTEVMGDSCLSAFVFTSGKKLVITCLKIKWKEGHMKSGFVGYRIQWATKTYPMSRLTPPCQPVKSRGALVPAFSPDGRLLAIVLNQRKPKATQVLFVSMQNFVSISSGLGGCGSKKMEIPSKYIRSYWVGSVSWSPGGLFFACVLKRGSLLMLARLGGLLTLTSSGCNVDFGPAHFLPLHPLVTYRPPMSTRNGEASLSSSSLSVRDVMRQRYSVTWHPRLLYLIVSDGYMATVMRVLDRPSPALLLKTLLKDTRKDLEKTSRMLDESQSHVKAWLDSVSCLNLDLSLDVFSPTSTCRPKTTGSFISAATNGSTLPQFLLDQQTLGGTKELLENIQAVFEDDSDLDGLPAGSHVEDGGRLEFASMFDTIHALETHADTSFVTGQDYETDSVELERETLLHRKLGKIQSRLLTAWAFGISLGNAVEHRAPLLRHTLHFLVRFSALLHLVPNSVIHTGRMNTSPFTWLSQLIKTLISFLSWDTVHSNGPNCLGLMVEFTKQIICLILNPHPDSKHMSQCLVSSESLSRVMLILQLISDSLDHTYCLQQESDWPSIEKQSASHPPQLSSSDIYHVPQLQDEKEEKSIFVPQAQPAPQRPSSRLLGVWQLVYRVTQQYKEELKRFKGYDGWDEEDQHLSVIMSQIQTALQGIGERLEEGPALLSYPGEHLFLCGLYPESADVWRLQICQESDKSRDRSVFQQTRLCLALLYSLLSQYQLKEAQQLGDHMSQLILYRARQEKDSVTSKTSSLIDSLPCPWLPMDLHNDAAFAVVQTLGRFMASYFTNQPLSVLPAHNVVVLPPLHLPHAPSVERVVSLCQEEVARAVRQQHLSEVWTVDYAQDLLLIGGLLPESVWLAYHLGDWKTAVSLSLAYTSYCTNHFDFTRLRRRELHLPAVLEPESIFQAELESFLGNKTASQDCIDKDADKSLSDPLEGEDWDLLQISIQEILKASVIAGLNVLSSPLSTLLDKAKDLCSSLPTLVPSGLYLPSPPLYCPQPSPNTQDQIGTEGQFAEITCRHKVSMDLQRLVLLLRSGRCCRSAAQWYISSLRRARHLLHKIKKKYSHRSAAEEEKAFPDGLMKFITRSGFFRRGPNNDGHLDSDIIQTIIVFRELCALCWMLHVRDQLSICCRRYQAAREHVTDEKFSGDSEVNSACVDALLWACRLLPFSRFLSADEILQDILLSLMSELPPVSLVADTLVKAFPEEKESVRVPLREKYNSLLERLRQCNVLDGKKEEGNELMVILIQDKHRQRRKHLARLERHLAPPVLNLWEKEDEEEDDQEHGMAMLGQLSLGTSLSTSTITDCGFPSMRIDGDTTDDTSGAVSPEQYSRAMTGVKRKEKERENEKKTAVKIESVIQEESNQGSAKKIREPSPPVVGTWEFELEDEEYLSFLELFLSYVLEKDSTDGGDSSSELPLFKGYCSELRKKELHSLTFDVLTTIHRRQRDGLNPARKHPGHDPPVFRAGYCYRPVKHGTTPELQTSSVWNETPITRSNPSASSHPGLRIGRQKGLFGLRQQSSVPLDQRVMGGLSGSESRPIQNASTTAQPSDNIFSPSVSVEAVTELQQGLDTQLESKFPELGRLLEWMVRWADKRALMGHHGRVKKDKAGKVGRTADEGVVIRVKASAPAILTSLSLLERRYTAQLGMDCFSAHFRVPEMEWTVAPVLQSEVESKLERESSVDTGYPGSANTPVTGLDHNLQQGELSIGSHIDEPEELKSHQSPLPAVQNQLTFDAPHRPSSPIQPSLDDLDVTPEKDCKHSDSEGLDVLSSGSSGKSCTPNMSLKLADLDCSEKTDNISSSTSVHAGSVQEPPHPEPLAPSIIQSEATVQAETSDSAGMPPPKPSVAPSNFHPQSSTASGATAYSPNSNQPSTTHIPPMRERLGEDLFRLVQHINYMSLREVLGVTFANLQLAQQSASLTHPDMNSSDPNVPSSSTTRFVPEPSTLPNQATVSVPHPVQTYSGSKNTQFIHTHTCRPPDQPANQQTQIKALLSSTTSVNFQEMQPLSVQANSADVQLFESRKLIPSSEGLLTTTDTVHSTPVLQPCNGSSQNDSVPQVLGLKLPQQNAPQCYPAQNPQALHTLNPATSKFDQKKFKHSDQTTLKKADRSSVPKRQLNFNPPHNPTPRNSQNQIWPSEQSRGQEFSLLLPAFPAHTPAALQGLRLLHVQSVSQSNITFPRLPSSPRHPPLIAAPIREAPAIKLLHIKSEPKMELPLATASTHVTRLFSMEDLTNLVKRNPNAEEARLQLLRVDPSAETTRRDPTSSTSISNNRLKRREGKARKTEVTFRPNDSIIPTHEPAELPVSEEPAAAKEIIPEQDIPILPESFDSSLTGQRLLDRVMSTSAELHAFASACKRPPECHDASTNTDPGYTPKLVDKAVSVQAGSPKSQNSGDFRVCSEVTIQNTKEPRQEEEKVMDVGSRQFISVLDIEERRHRQDLPFIHPSSPTSAQLHVLATSVIRGDDVGAVPQLSFTIPENLLKPTTQPDIPEESPSVSHIEPSRVSERNTPLNSETVDLSDSEILQAIKTQSSEPPSVSSSTPIVRFSSCLSELDSKLAALQNIADHLEKDFSNSGMLVNTIEKLKPEKVPYVRTTTAVKKTVRLNVPKKAWAPDVDILPELSESQEDDENQEEEFVFDSSPERTTSFHYSTSPHCHRAGLSHLNSPPRMEAQLNETFRISHVSADENLGQTELSDTAEILDELIREGYLSQTDLDLSTSQTPHRSRQDQLQSSSMSQNHAEDERRELRMWMRRRQRERLAAYQKHRETLREREHKPFSSSAAVYSATKNRTTSSRSREKKEKALLLEQYNKRTHEAFSLVSDFLASPASTLSSSRPEGPQVASATHSSFAPPSGSTHRVYSDINNKRSLKPQSGQTPASLRQQFAEVQVRPSDDYHRRLGLHRPATFLPKDRLSQVTKRGMLKSPSKLPAASHSKEQHDWYQRKTEVNRSSSEGTAVRTGILREQTRPKEREEMEQSGFDRLQEELQSNIALAGLLDEHGDASRSEMDWLDNLSESGSSNLSKIDWEAIERMAAGEEV
- the cplane1 gene encoding ciliogenesis and planar polarity effector 1 isoform X1; the encoded protein is MELKLEVVLSSSIKRKKPWPRFCWLGQEKESVFLLDDKRISEINMVSGRTKKRTPKLHPLLNNVVTMASSQNGMWLCGLLVSGEVFLWNRDKDLLKTAAGVPEIVQIITSFQGNSSRLSLQVSCDGTRVLLVAITGQVFLWECIDVKDLTGLRDGPVKGHWALIKSLEDTILPSSQDKEASQHTIFVKTEVMGDSCLSAFVFTSGKKLVITCLKIKWKEGHMKSGFVGYRIQWATKTYPMSRLTPPCQPVKSRGALVPAFSPDGRLLAIVLNQRKPKATQVLFVSMQNFVSISSGLGGCGSKKMEIPSKYIRSYWVGSVSWSPGGLFFACVLKRGSLLMLARLGGLLTLTSSGCNVDFGPAHFLPLHPLVTYRPPMSTRNGEASLSSSSLSVRDVMRQRYSVTWHPRLLYLIVSDGYMATVMRVLDRPSPALLLKTLLKDTRKDLEKTSRMLDESQSHVKAWLDSVSCLNLDLSLDVFSPTSTCRPKTTGSFISAATNGSTLPQFLLDQQTLGGTKELLENIQAVFEDDSDLDGLPAGSHVEDGGRLEFASMFDTIHALETHADTSFVTGQDYETDSVELERETLLHRKLGKIQSRLLTAWAFGISLGNAVEHRAPLLRHTLHFLVRFSALLHLVPNSVIHTGRMNTSPFTWLSQLIKTLISFLSWDTVHSNGPNCLGLMVEFTKQIICLILNPHPDSKHMSQCLVSSESLSRVMLILQLISDSLDHTYCLQQESDWPSIEKQSASHPPQLSSSDIYHVPQLQDEKEEKSIFVPQAQPAPQRPSSRLLGVWQLVYRVTQQYKEELKRFKGYDGWDEEDQHLSVIMSQIQTALQGIGERLEEGPALLSYPGEHLFLCGLYPESADVWRLQICQESDKSRDRSVFQQTRLCLALLYSLLSQYQLKEAQQLGDHMSQLILYRARQEKDSVTSKTSSLIDSLPCPWLPMDLHNDAAFAVVQTLGRFMASYFTNQPLSVLPAHNVVVLPPLHLPHAPSVERVVSLCQEEVARAVRQQHLSEVWTVDYAQDLLLIGGLLPESVWLAYHLGDWKTAVSLSLAYTSYCTNHFDFTRLRRRELHLPAVLEPESIFQAELESFLGNKTASQDCIDKDADKSLSDPLEGEDWDLLQISIQEILKASVIAGLNVLSSPLSTLLDKAKDLCSSLPTLVPSGLYLPSPPLYCPQPSPNTQDQIGTEGQFAEITCRHKVSMDLQRLVLLLRSGRCCRSAAQWYISSLRRARHLLHKIKKKYSHRSAAEEEKAFPDGLMKFITRSGFFRRGPNNDGHLDSDIIQTIIVFRELCALCWMLHVRDQLSICCRRYQAAREHVTDEKFSGDSEVNSACVDALLWACRLLPFSRFLSADEILQDILLSLMSELPPVSLVADTLVKAFPEEKESVRVPLREKYNSLLERLRQCNVLDGKKEEGNELMVILIQDKHRQRRKHLARLERHLAPPVLNLWEKEDEEEDDQEHGMAMLGQLSLGTSLSTSTITDCGFPSMRIDGDTTDDTSGAVSPEQYSRAMTGVKRKEKERENEKKTAVKIESVIQEESNQGSAKKIREPSPPVVGTWEFELEDEEYLSFLELFLSYVLEKDSTDGGDSSSELPLFKGYCSELRKKELHSLTFDVLTTIHRRQRDGLNPARKHPGHDPPVFRAGYCYRPVKHGTTPELQTSSVWNETPITRSNPSASSHPGLRIGRQKGLFGLRQQSSVPLDQRVMGGLSGSESRPIQNASTTAQPSDNIFSPSVSVEAVTELQQGLDTQLESKFPELGRLLEWMVRWADKRALMGHHGRVKKDKAGKVGRTADEGVVIRVKASAPAILTSLSLLERRYTAQLGMDCFSAHFRVPEMEWTVAPVLQSEVESKLERESSVDTGYPGSANTPVTGLDHNLQQGELSIGSHIDEPEELKSHQSPLPAVQNQLTFDAPHRPSSPIQPSLDDLDVTPEKDCKHSDSEGLDVLSSGSSGKSCTPNMSLKLADLDCSEKTDNISSSTSVHAGSVQEPPHPEPLAPSIIQSEATVQAETSDSAGMPPPKPSVAPSNFHPQSSTASGATAYSPNSNQPSTTHIPPMRERLGEDLFRLVQHINYMSLREVLGVTFANLQLAQQSASLTHPDMNSSDPNVPSSSTTRFVPEPSTLPNQATVSVPHPVQTYSGSKNTQFIHTHTCRPPDQPANQQTQIKALLSSTTSVNFQEMQPLSVQANSADVQLFESRKLIPSSEGLLTTTDTVHSTPVLQPCNGSSQNDSVPQVLGLKLPQQNAPQCYPAQNPQALHTLNPATSKFDQKKFKHSDQTTLKKADRSSVPKRQLNFNPPHNPTPRNSQNQIWPSEQSRGQEFSLLLPAFPAHTPAALQGLRLLHVQSVSQSNITFPRLPSSPRHPPLIAAPIREAPAIKLLHIKSEPKMELPLATASTHVTRLFSMEDLTNLVKRNPNAEEARLQLLRVDPSAETTRRDPTSSTSISNNRLKRREGKARKTEVTFRPNDSIIPTHEPAELPVSEEPAAAKEIIPEQDIPILPESFDSSLTGQRLLDRVMSTSAELHAFASACKRPPECHDASTNTDPGYTPKLVDKAVSVQAGSPKSQNSGDFRVCSEVTIQNTKEPRQEEEKVMDVGSRQFISVLDIEERRHRQDLPFIHPSSPTSAQLHVLATSVIRGDDVGAVPQLSFTIPENLLKPTTQPDIPEESPSVSHIEPSRVSERNTPLNSETVDLSDSEILQAIKTQSSEPPSVSSSTPIVRFSSCLSELDSKLAALQNIADHLEKDFSNSGMLVNTIEKLKPEKVPYVRTTTAVKKTVRLNVPKKAWAPDVDILPELSESQEDDENQEEEFVFDSSPERTTSFHYSTSPHCHRAGLSHLNSPPRMEAQLNETFRISHVSADENLGQTELSDTAEILDELIREGYLSQTDLDLSTSQTPHRSSRQDQLQSSSMSQNHAEDERRELRMWMRRRQRERLAAYQKHRETLREREHKPFSSSAAVYSATKNRTTSSRSREKKEKALLLEQYNKRTHEAFSLVSDFLASPASTLSSSRPEGPQVASATHSSFAPPSGSTHRVYSDINNKRSLKPQSGQTPASLRQQFAEVQVRPSDDYHRRLGLHRPATFLPKDRLSQVTKRGMLKSPSKLPAASHSKEQHDWYQRKTEVNRSSSEGTAVRTGILREQTRPKEREEMEQSGFDRLQEELQSNIALAGLLDEHGDASRSEMDWLDNLSESGSSNLSKIDWEAIERMAAGEEV